In Hymenobacter gelipurpurascens, one DNA window encodes the following:
- a CDS encoding GAF domain-containing protein, whose amino-acid sequence MLKDPVARVASAIFPFQTTLSLEPLIAYWKSREQATNVGVAQLARSIGEQVAQEPWCRGPITDLTQLECNCDLVETLMLAVFPPSSFLTDISGAIPPFQRYSFYHTARFAEVLLNAGQTIKQPLNIDATTLEVYTTRMAYQLILEKVYGIHIPMQGAIIFTVPDYSIGLYRHYSVNFNSTFLDVYIHGEKPTLTPEQLELLTHNLHRADLWQELLPPERFELSGFNILQLVDVTEQEILSELKYDLLERDVLQASDRLEQIQEKLRVLFGRPFLQLGIAAYDEKKKAFVDFGRKINHSFLTKQLHNQDADSGFRQIYSRLWQDRQPLVLEDVEKADIPEDLREQILSLGIRSAILALLPYGDDTVGLLELGSPNVGDLDEFSLENVNQFVPLFAVAVKRNAEEIQTRVQAIIKEKFTALHPTMEWRFTNAAQNLLQKIDDGNKNAEMEDIVFHEVYPLHGSSDVRGSSTARNEAIQGDLIEHLTLANRVLKKASEFQQLPILDELKFYVSKNLRRLRQGILTGDEVSIFESLKTEVEPLFNYLAQNAPELRPVVEQYWTNIDPELGILYKRRKAFEQSTMMLNDAVSDFLDEEEAKAQLMYPHYFQRFKTDGVEHNIYVGASLVENKPFDLVFLKNLRLWQLLVMVEITQRTAALKDKLPLPLETTQLILIHSQPLSIRFRQDERQFDVDGAYNIRYEIIKKRIDKATVQGTGERLTQPGHIALVYTQQREADEYFEYIDYLQDRGLLEPELEELELEELQGVKGLLALRVKVKL is encoded by the coding sequence ATGCTTAAAGATCCTGTTGCTCGCGTGGCCTCGGCCATTTTCCCTTTCCAGACTACTCTAAGTCTGGAGCCCCTTATTGCTTACTGGAAGAGTCGTGAGCAGGCTACCAATGTCGGCGTAGCGCAGCTGGCACGTTCCATTGGCGAGCAGGTAGCCCAGGAGCCCTGGTGCCGTGGCCCCATCACCGACCTCACGCAGCTGGAGTGCAACTGCGACCTGGTGGAAACGCTGATGCTGGCGGTATTCCCGCCTTCCTCATTCCTGACCGATATCAGTGGGGCCATTCCGCCCTTCCAGCGCTACAGCTTCTACCACACGGCCCGCTTTGCGGAGGTGCTGCTGAATGCTGGCCAAACCATTAAGCAGCCGCTTAATATTGATGCCACTACGCTGGAGGTGTACACCACCCGCATGGCCTACCAGCTGATTCTGGAAAAGGTATACGGCATCCATATTCCGATGCAGGGCGCCATCATTTTCACGGTGCCCGACTACAGCATAGGCCTATACCGGCATTATAGCGTCAATTTCAACTCTACTTTCCTGGATGTGTACATCCATGGCGAGAAACCGACGCTGACGCCCGAACAGCTGGAACTACTCACCCACAATCTGCACCGCGCCGACCTGTGGCAGGAGCTGCTGCCGCCCGAGCGGTTTGAGCTCTCGGGCTTTAATATTCTGCAGCTGGTAGACGTAACGGAGCAGGAAATTCTGTCGGAGCTGAAATACGACTTGCTGGAGCGTGATGTGCTGCAAGCCTCCGACCGCCTGGAGCAGATTCAGGAGAAGCTCCGCGTGTTGTTCGGCAGGCCGTTTCTGCAGCTCGGTATTGCGGCCTACGACGAGAAGAAAAAGGCCTTTGTGGACTTCGGCCGCAAAATCAACCACAGCTTCCTGACCAAGCAGCTCCACAACCAGGACGCCGACTCGGGCTTCCGGCAGATTTACAGCCGGCTCTGGCAAGACCGCCAGCCCCTGGTGCTTGAAGACGTGGAGAAGGCCGATATCCCCGAGGATTTGCGCGAGCAAATTCTGAGCCTGGGCATTCGGTCGGCCATTCTGGCCCTGTTGCCTTACGGCGACGATACCGTAGGCCTATTGGAGCTGGGCTCACCCAACGTGGGCGACCTCGACGAGTTCAGCCTGGAAAACGTGAATCAGTTTGTGCCGCTGTTTGCCGTGGCGGTAAAGCGCAACGCTGAGGAAATTCAGACGCGGGTGCAGGCCATCATCAAGGAGAAATTCACGGCTCTGCATCCTACTATGGAGTGGCGCTTCACGAACGCCGCCCAAAACCTGCTGCAAAAGATCGACGACGGCAACAAAAACGCCGAGATGGAAGACATCGTGTTCCATGAGGTGTATCCGCTGCACGGCTCTTCCGACGTGCGCGGCAGCAGCACGGCCCGCAACGAAGCCATTCAGGGCGACTTGATTGAGCACCTCACGCTGGCCAACCGGGTCCTCAAAAAAGCCTCTGAGTTTCAGCAACTGCCTATTCTGGATGAACTGAAGTTCTACGTCAGCAAGAACCTGCGGCGCCTGCGCCAGGGCATCCTGACCGGCGACGAGGTGAGCATTTTTGAGTCACTGAAGACCGAGGTAGAGCCGCTGTTCAACTACCTGGCGCAAAATGCGCCGGAACTACGGCCAGTAGTGGAGCAGTACTGGACCAATATTGACCCGGAGCTAGGTATCCTGTACAAGCGGCGCAAAGCGTTTGAGCAAAGCACCATGATGCTCAACGATGCCGTCAGCGATTTTCTGGATGAGGAAGAAGCCAAGGCGCAGCTCATGTATCCGCACTATTTCCAGCGCTTCAAGACCGATGGCGTGGAGCACAACATCTACGTGGGCGCCTCGCTGGTGGAGAACAAGCCGTTTGACCTGGTTTTCCTTAAAAACCTGCGCCTGTGGCAATTGCTGGTGATGGTGGAAATTACGCAGCGCACCGCTGCGCTTAAGGATAAACTGCCGCTGCCCCTGGAAACCACCCAGCTCATCCTGATTCATAGCCAACCCCTGAGCATCCGTTTCCGGCAAGATGAGCGCCAGTTCGACGTGGATGGTGCTTACAACATCCGCTACGAAATCATCAAGAAGCGGATTGATAAAGCCACAGTGCAAGGCACCGGCGAACGGCTAACCCAGCCCGGACATATTGCCCTGGTATATACCCAGCAGCGGGAAGCCGACGAGTATTTTGAATACATCGATTACCTCCAGGACCGTGGCCTACTGGAGCCCGAACTAGAGGAGTTGGAACTGGAAGAGTTGCAAGGGGTGAAAGGCTTATTGGCCCTGCGGGTTAAGGTGAAATTGTGA
- a CDS encoding phosphatase PAP2 family protein gives MKSFTARLIALFSLLTLEVLVVSGVFMVSGLLFFYLTRIVFVENSMAFDQWAFGKMDVLRAAWPSLTTVVESITFFASLPFLVVVGLGLPLVLRLKGHRREGLEILLAVAGASILNQLMKTHFQRMRPETALFPQSGLSFPSGHSMIGLALYGCIAWVLWRHEHHPAWAALLLMWAVLIGLTRVYLHVHYATDVLAGFAIALVWLILLRTALRLWWREAKVIQ, from the coding sequence ATGAAATCTTTCACTGCCCGGCTTATTGCGCTTTTCAGCCTCCTGACGTTGGAAGTACTGGTGGTCAGCGGGGTATTCATGGTATCGGGGCTACTGTTTTTCTACCTCACGCGCATTGTGTTCGTGGAGAACTCCATGGCCTTCGATCAATGGGCTTTTGGAAAAATGGATGTGCTGCGGGCCGCCTGGCCTTCGCTCACCACAGTAGTAGAAAGCATCACCTTCTTCGCTTCCCTGCCTTTCCTGGTGGTAGTAGGCCTGGGGCTTCCGTTGGTTCTGCGCCTGAAAGGCCATCGGCGCGAAGGGCTGGAAATCCTGCTGGCCGTAGCGGGTGCTTCTATCCTGAACCAATTGATGAAAACCCATTTCCAGCGCATGCGGCCCGAAACAGCCTTGTTTCCGCAGTCCGGGCTCAGCTTCCCAAGCGGCCACTCCATGATTGGGTTGGCGCTATATGGCTGCATTGCGTGGGTATTGTGGCGCCACGAACACCATCCGGCCTGGGCCGCCTTACTGCTCATGTGGGCCGTACTCATCGGCCTGACGCGGGTGTACCTGCACGTGCATTACGCCACCGATGTGCTGGCTGGCTTTGCCATAGCGCTGGTATGGCTGATTCTGCTACGCACCGCGCTCCGCCTATGGTGGCGGGAGGCAAAGGTGATTCAGTGA
- a CDS encoding T9SS type A sorting domain-containing protein — protein sequence MQTKLITKLGLLLAVLFTSFTGWAQATQNTQGTSRPARRAVQAYVQQNVLPVVRQQRQKLEPQLSSSDKAQLAVYRSQFQELRQRGKALRQSFRPAGPAPQSQRPELTETQKQQLQKLQDENKALQREVAKLAQKYEGDIARLSQEIQPQKEKWATDLKALLLQNTTPEQQEKMKHFGRKGRRNSATARFFRPSTFLLMNPTAPAAPASRAAESSSSVYPNPVTPTSQLSYEVKKAGPVSIELLDSRGNTLRTVAQEAKKEKGTYTVPANLSDLANGIYYFKIVTKSGTETRRFVKE from the coding sequence ATGCAAACTAAATTAATAACCAAGCTAGGCCTATTGCTGGCGGTGTTGTTTACCAGCTTCACGGGTTGGGCCCAAGCTACCCAGAATACGCAGGGCACCAGCCGCCCGGCTCGCCGGGCAGTGCAGGCCTACGTGCAGCAGAACGTGCTACCCGTAGTGCGGCAGCAGCGCCAGAAGCTGGAGCCACAGCTGAGCTCTTCCGACAAGGCCCAGCTGGCCGTGTATCGTAGCCAGTTTCAGGAATTGCGCCAGCGCGGCAAAGCGCTTCGCCAAAGCTTCCGGCCCGCCGGCCCGGCCCCGCAAAGCCAGCGCCCGGAGCTAACGGAAACACAGAAACAGCAGCTCCAAAAGCTACAGGACGAGAATAAAGCATTGCAGCGGGAAGTGGCGAAGCTGGCCCAGAAGTACGAAGGCGACATTGCCCGGTTATCGCAGGAAATTCAGCCCCAGAAGGAAAAGTGGGCCACCGACCTGAAGGCACTGCTCCTGCAAAACACTACCCCCGAGCAGCAGGAAAAGATGAAACATTTCGGCAGAAAAGGCCGCCGCAACAGCGCCACTGCCCGTTTCTTCCGCCCATCTACCTTCCTGCTCATGAACCCGACTGCTCCAGCTGCCCCGGCATCTCGCGCGGCGGAAAGCAGCAGCTCGGTGTACCCAAACCCGGTTACTCCTACCAGCCAGCTGAGCTACGAGGTAAAGAAAGCAGGGCCGGTTTCGATAGAGCTGCTTGATAGCCGCGGCAACACGCTGCGCACCGTAGCGCAGGAAGCCAAGAAGGAAAAAGGCACCTACACCGTGCCCGCAAACCTAAGCGACCTGGCCAATGGCATTTACTATTTCAAGATTGTGACGAAGAGCGGCACGGAAACACGCCGCTTCGTGAAAGAGTAG